Proteins encoded in a region of the Manis javanica isolate MJ-LG chromosome 15, MJ_LKY, whole genome shotgun sequence genome:
- the LOC140846616 gene encoding uncharacterized protein — translation MPASSTIHVLQLLRELLAFVLLSYTVLIGALLLAGWTTYFLVLK, via the coding sequence ATGCCGGCCTCTTCCACCATCCACGTGCTGCAGCTGCTGCGGGAGCTGCTGGCCTTCGTGCTGCTCAGCTACACGGTTCTCATCGGGGCGCTGCTACTGGCCGGTTGGACCACCTACTTCCTGGTGCTGAAGTGA
- the DIABLO gene encoding diablo IAP-binding mitochondrial protein isoform X1, producing the protein MAALRSWLSRSVISLFRYRQCVPVVADFKKRCFSELIRPWHKTLAVGFGVTLCAIPIVQKSEPHSLSNDALMRRAVSLVTDSTSTFLSQTTYALIEAVTEYTKAVYTLISLYRQYTSLLGKMNSQEEDEVWQVIIGARVEMTSKQQEYLKLETTWMTAVGLSEMAAEAAYQTGADQASVTARNHIQLVKSQVQEVRQLSQKAETKLAEAQTEELRQKAKEEGNERTEPEQEAYLRED; encoded by the exons ATGGCGGCTCTGAGGAGCTGGCTGTCGCGGAGCGTAATTTCCCTTTTCAG gTACAGACAGTGTGTTCCTGTTGTGGCTGACTTTAAAAAGCGCTGTTTCTCAGAATTGATAAGACCATGGCACAAAACTTTGGCAGTTGGATTTGGTGTAACCCTGTGTGCAATTCCTATCGTACAG AAATCAGAGCCTCATTCTCTTAGTAACGATGCCCTGATGAGGAGGGCTGTGTCTTTGGTGACAGATAGCACCTCTACCTTTCTCTCTCAGACCACATATGCATTGATTGAAGCAGTCACTGAATACACTAAG GCTGTTTATACCTTAATTTCTTTGTACCGACAATATACAAGTTTACTTGGGAAAATGAATTCACAGGAGGAAGATGAAGTGTGGCAGGTGATCATTGGAGCCAGAGTTGAG atgaccTCAAAACAACAAGAATACTTGAAGCTGGAAACCACCTGGATGACTGCAGTTGGTCTTTCAGAGATGGCAGCAGAAGCTGCATACCAGACTG GAGCAGATCAGGCCTCTGTAACTGCCAGGAACCACATCCAGCTGGTGAAATCGCAGGTGCAGGAGGTGCGCCAGCTCTCCCAGAAAGCAGAAACCAAGTTGGCAGAAGCACAGACAGAAGAACTCCGTCAGAAAGCAAAGGAAGAAGGGAACGAGAGGACTGAGCCAGAGCAGGAGGCCTACCTGCGTGAAGATTGA
- the B3GNT4 gene encoding LOW QUALITY PROTEIN: N-acetyllactosaminide beta-1,3-N-acetylglucosaminyltransferase 4 (The sequence of the model RefSeq protein was modified relative to this genomic sequence to represent the inferred CDS: inserted 8 bases in 5 codons; deleted 1 base in 1 codon; substituted 2 bases at 2 genomic stop codons): MCSLLAGPAMFHRLGWLVLYILAGLLLSCLRFLEVAAKPVGGPLAHQPFWAPLGPRRSQCLPNHMVANASLSLPSHHCFFLTYRHCCNFSILLAPSGCAEDTFLLRAIKSQPGHVEQCAAIRSTWGWMGGWARVQQLKLGFLLGAAEPXAQLLACESQEFDDILXWDFAEDFFNLTLKELYLQHWVAAACPXAHFMLKGDDVVFIHVPNVLEFLGDWNPAXDLLVGDVIRQALLNRNTKIKYFIPPFMYRAHHYPPYTGGGGYVMSRATIQHLQGVVELFSIDAVXVSMCLRKLGLSPLHHAGFKTFGIWQPLDXCLYRGLLXHCLSPLETWSMWTLMTDEGLKYTAAPLSQHCGVG, encoded by the exons ATGTGCTCTCTCCTTGCAGGACCTGCCATGTTCCACAGGCTGGGCTGGCTGGTCCTGTACATCCTTGCTGGGTTGCTGCTTAGCTGTCTGCGTTTCCTGGAGGTGGCGGCCAAGCCAGTG GGGGGTCCCCTGGCCCACCAGCCCTTCTGGGCTCCTCTAGGGCCTCGCCGCAGCCAGTGTCTACCCAACCATATGGTGGCTAATGCCTCCCTATCCCTGCCTAGCCATCACTGCTTCTTCTTGACCTATCGCCACTGCTGCAACTTCTCCATCTTGCTGGCGCCTTCTGGTTGTGCTGAGGACACCTTTCTGCTCCGGGCCATCAAGTCACAGCCTGGCCATGTGGAGCAGTGTGCAGCCATCCGCAGCACATGGGGCTGGATGGGGGGCTGGGCCAGGGTCCAGCAGCTGAAGCTGGGGTTTCTCCTAGGGGCGGCAGAGC GTGCCCAGCTGCTGGCCTGTGAGAGCCAGGAGTTTGATGATATCCTTTAGTGGGACTTTGCTGAGGACTTCTTCAACCTGACACTCAAGGAGCTATACTTGCAGCACTGGGTGGCAgctgcctgcc aggcccactTCATGCTAAAGGGAGATGATGTTGTCTTTATCCATGTCCCTAATGTGTTGGAGTTCCTGGGTGACTGGAACCCAGCCTAGGACCTCCTGGTGGGAGATGTCATCCGCCAGGCCTTGCTCAACAGGAACACCAAGATTAAGTACTTCATTCCACCCTTCATGTACAGGGCCCACCACTACCCGCCTTATACTGGGGGCGGAGGCTATGTCATGTCCAGAGCCACCATACAGCACCTCCAAGGAGTAGTGGAACTCTTCTCCATTGATGCTGT TGTGAGCATGTGCCTGAGGAAGCTGGGCCTGAGCCCCCTGCACCATGCTGGCTTCAAGACATTTGGAATCTGGCAGCCCCTGGA CTGTCTATACAGAGGGCTCTT GCACTGCCTCAGCCCCCTGGAGACGTGGTCCATGTGGACTCTGATGACAGATGAGGGGCTCAAGTACACAGCTGCTCCCTTGTCCCAACATTGTGGGGTAGGTTGA
- the DIABLO gene encoding diablo IAP-binding mitochondrial protein isoform X5 — MAALRSWLSRSVISLFRYRQCVPVVADFKKRCFSELIRPWHKTLAVGFGVTLCAIPIVQKSEPHSLSNDALMRRAVSLVTDSTSTFLSQTTYALIEAVTEYTKMTSKQQEYLKLETTWMTAVGLSEMAAEAAYQTDQASVTARNHIQLVKSQVQEVRQLSQKAETKLAEAQTEELRQKAKEEGNERTEPEQEAYLRED, encoded by the exons ATGGCGGCTCTGAGGAGCTGGCTGTCGCGGAGCGTAATTTCCCTTTTCAG gTACAGACAGTGTGTTCCTGTTGTGGCTGACTTTAAAAAGCGCTGTTTCTCAGAATTGATAAGACCATGGCACAAAACTTTGGCAGTTGGATTTGGTGTAACCCTGTGTGCAATTCCTATCGTACAG AAATCAGAGCCTCATTCTCTTAGTAACGATGCCCTGATGAGGAGGGCTGTGTCTTTGGTGACAGATAGCACCTCTACCTTTCTCTCTCAGACCACATATGCATTGATTGAAGCAGTCACTGAATACACTAAG atgaccTCAAAACAACAAGAATACTTGAAGCTGGAAACCACCTGGATGACTGCAGTTGGTCTTTCAGAGATGGCAGCAGAAGCTGCATACCAGACTG ATCAGGCCTCTGTAACTGCCAGGAACCACATCCAGCTGGTGAAATCGCAGGTGCAGGAGGTGCGCCAGCTCTCCCAGAAAGCAGAAACCAAGTTGGCAGAAGCACAGACAGAAGAACTCCGTCAGAAAGCAAAGGAAGAAGGGAACGAGAGGACTGAGCCAGAGCAGGAGGCCTACCTGCGTGAAGATTGA
- the DIABLO gene encoding diablo IAP-binding mitochondrial protein isoform X4 — MAALRSWLSRSVISLFRYRQCVPVVADFKKRCFSELIRPWHKTLAVGFGVTLCAIPIVQKSEPHSLSNDALMRRAVSLVTDSTSTFLSQTTYALIEAVTEYTKMTSKQQEYLKLETTWMTAVGLSEMAAEAAYQTGADQASVTARNHIQLVKSQVQEVRQLSQKAETKLAEAQTEELRQKAKEEGNERTEPEQEAYLRED; from the exons ATGGCGGCTCTGAGGAGCTGGCTGTCGCGGAGCGTAATTTCCCTTTTCAG gTACAGACAGTGTGTTCCTGTTGTGGCTGACTTTAAAAAGCGCTGTTTCTCAGAATTGATAAGACCATGGCACAAAACTTTGGCAGTTGGATTTGGTGTAACCCTGTGTGCAATTCCTATCGTACAG AAATCAGAGCCTCATTCTCTTAGTAACGATGCCCTGATGAGGAGGGCTGTGTCTTTGGTGACAGATAGCACCTCTACCTTTCTCTCTCAGACCACATATGCATTGATTGAAGCAGTCACTGAATACACTAAG atgaccTCAAAACAACAAGAATACTTGAAGCTGGAAACCACCTGGATGACTGCAGTTGGTCTTTCAGAGATGGCAGCAGAAGCTGCATACCAGACTG GAGCAGATCAGGCCTCTGTAACTGCCAGGAACCACATCCAGCTGGTGAAATCGCAGGTGCAGGAGGTGCGCCAGCTCTCCCAGAAAGCAGAAACCAAGTTGGCAGAAGCACAGACAGAAGAACTCCGTCAGAAAGCAAAGGAAGAAGGGAACGAGAGGACTGAGCCAGAGCAGGAGGCCTACCTGCGTGAAGATTGA
- the DIABLO gene encoding diablo IAP-binding mitochondrial protein isoform X2, with protein sequence MAALRSWLSRSVISLFRYRQCVPVVADFKKRCFSELIRPWHKTLAVGFGVTLCAIPIVQKSEPHSLSNDALMRRAVSLVTDSTSTFLSQTTYALIEAVTEYTKAVYTLISLYRQYTSLLGKMNSQEEDEVWQVIIGARVEMTSKQQEYLKLETTWMTAVGLSEMAAEAAYQTDQASVTARNHIQLVKSQVQEVRQLSQKAETKLAEAQTEELRQKAKEEGNERTEPEQEAYLRED encoded by the exons ATGGCGGCTCTGAGGAGCTGGCTGTCGCGGAGCGTAATTTCCCTTTTCAG gTACAGACAGTGTGTTCCTGTTGTGGCTGACTTTAAAAAGCGCTGTTTCTCAGAATTGATAAGACCATGGCACAAAACTTTGGCAGTTGGATTTGGTGTAACCCTGTGTGCAATTCCTATCGTACAG AAATCAGAGCCTCATTCTCTTAGTAACGATGCCCTGATGAGGAGGGCTGTGTCTTTGGTGACAGATAGCACCTCTACCTTTCTCTCTCAGACCACATATGCATTGATTGAAGCAGTCACTGAATACACTAAG GCTGTTTATACCTTAATTTCTTTGTACCGACAATATACAAGTTTACTTGGGAAAATGAATTCACAGGAGGAAGATGAAGTGTGGCAGGTGATCATTGGAGCCAGAGTTGAG atgaccTCAAAACAACAAGAATACTTGAAGCTGGAAACCACCTGGATGACTGCAGTTGGTCTTTCAGAGATGGCAGCAGAAGCTGCATACCAGACTG ATCAGGCCTCTGTAACTGCCAGGAACCACATCCAGCTGGTGAAATCGCAGGTGCAGGAGGTGCGCCAGCTCTCCCAGAAAGCAGAAACCAAGTTGGCAGAAGCACAGACAGAAGAACTCCGTCAGAAAGCAAAGGAAGAAGGGAACGAGAGGACTGAGCCAGAGCAGGAGGCCTACCTGCGTGAAGATTGA
- the DIABLO gene encoding diablo IAP-binding mitochondrial protein isoform X3 codes for MAALRSWLSRSVISLFRYRQCVPVVADFKKRCFSELIRPWHKTLAVGFGVTLCAIPIVQKSEPHSLSNDALMRRAVSLVTDSTSTFLSQTTYALIEAVTEYTKEEDEVWQVIIGARVEMTSKQQEYLKLETTWMTAVGLSEMAAEAAYQTGADQASVTARNHIQLVKSQVQEVRQLSQKAETKLAEAQTEELRQKAKEEGNERTEPEQEAYLRED; via the exons ATGGCGGCTCTGAGGAGCTGGCTGTCGCGGAGCGTAATTTCCCTTTTCAG gTACAGACAGTGTGTTCCTGTTGTGGCTGACTTTAAAAAGCGCTGTTTCTCAGAATTGATAAGACCATGGCACAAAACTTTGGCAGTTGGATTTGGTGTAACCCTGTGTGCAATTCCTATCGTACAG AAATCAGAGCCTCATTCTCTTAGTAACGATGCCCTGATGAGGAGGGCTGTGTCTTTGGTGACAGATAGCACCTCTACCTTTCTCTCTCAGACCACATATGCATTGATTGAAGCAGTCACTGAATACACTAAG GAGGAAGATGAAGTGTGGCAGGTGATCATTGGAGCCAGAGTTGAG atgaccTCAAAACAACAAGAATACTTGAAGCTGGAAACCACCTGGATGACTGCAGTTGGTCTTTCAGAGATGGCAGCAGAAGCTGCATACCAGACTG GAGCAGATCAGGCCTCTGTAACTGCCAGGAACCACATCCAGCTGGTGAAATCGCAGGTGCAGGAGGTGCGCCAGCTCTCCCAGAAAGCAGAAACCAAGTTGGCAGAAGCACAGACAGAAGAACTCCGTCAGAAAGCAAAGGAAGAAGGGAACGAGAGGACTGAGCCAGAGCAGGAGGCCTACCTGCGTGAAGATTGA